In Musa acuminata AAA Group cultivar baxijiao chromosome BXJ2-8, Cavendish_Baxijiao_AAA, whole genome shotgun sequence, one genomic interval encodes:
- the LOC103995331 gene encoding protein IRON-RELATED TRANSCRIPTION FACTOR 2: MVALYSPHHIFPMGWQPEDITARDLHYEDPFACYPYMEELEIGHDDLLRHCSVLAAKDDSSSSTKKLCHNAYERDRRKKLNDLYSSLRDLLPESDQARKKKKKLSIPLIVCRVLKYVPELQRQVERLSRRKEEILLALSRPEEQSHCVRSAVQYPMVSATCLSKREVMVQLCVVNKDATFSFSKILKVLEREGLHLMNSSNYTTCDGRCVCSLHLQAREDFRSECRIFCEHLMEEVKEQARHGSNLPRSLWM; encoded by the exons ATGGTAGCCCTCTATTCCCCCCACCACATTTTCCCCATGGGGTGGCAGCCGGAAGACATCACGGCCCGTGATCTCCACTACGAGGACCCCTTCGCGTGCTACCCCTACATGGAGGAGCTGGAGATCGGCCATGACGACCTCCTCCGACACTGCTCCGTCCTCGCCGCCAAGGACGACTCCTCGAGCTCCACCAAGAAGCTGTGCCACAACGCCTACGAGCGCGACCGCCGGAAGAAGCTCAACGACTTGTACTCCTCCCTTCGTGATCTCCTTCCCGAGTCGGACCAAGCt aggaagaagaagaagaagctgagcATCCCATTGATCGTTTGCCGGGTCTTGAAGTACGTACCGGAGCTGCAAAGGCAGGTCGAGAGGCTGTCGAGGAGGAAGGAAGAGATCTTGCTGGCGTTGTCGAGGCCAGAAGAGCAAAGCCACTGTGTTCGAAGTGCGGTGCAGTACCCCATGGTTTCAGCAACCTGTTTGAGTAAGAGAGAAGTCATGGTGCAATTATGTGTGGTAAACAAAGATGCCACCTTCTCCTTCTCAAAGATCCTCAAAGTTTTAGAGAGAGAGGGACTTCATCTTATGAATTCATCAAATTACACCACCTGTGACGGCAGATGTGTCTGCAGCCTCCACCTTCAG GCAAGAGAAGACTTTAGATCGGAATGCAGAATCTTCTGTGAGCATCTCATGGAAGAAGTCAAAGAGCAAGCAAGACATGGCTCCAATCTTCCTCGTAGCTTGTGGATGTAA
- the LOC103995330 gene encoding protein LATERAL ROOT PRIMORDIUM 1 isoform X3, whose protein sequence is MGMVLLASAASFNQQHHHASLLSSSAADQHPIIPLLAAAPCLVDDENVARSKHGGIQLWQSALPHPPHHHNYLPHTHGANPNPNLNPNPTLSNYLGKSMLTMLDAGGILTGGGAAVGGSSATCQDCGNQAKKDCSHRRCRTCCKSRGFECSTHIKSTWVPAARRRERLRTALASGSSASTSKKPRLVASLPATASHTFTSNDNPPGSCDATSGHEASDASIRESLPGQVRAQAVFRCVRVTSIHDGKDQYAYHAVVKIGGRVFKGLLYGQGVHDGGDHGDEAKDHIPDISELHLGSQNGGGSSSSPLLQSGVFRGSAGLIGGANYG, encoded by the exons ATGGGCATGGTTCTGCTGGCCTCCGCCGCCTCCTTCAACCAGCAGCATCACCACGCGTCCTTACTCTCGTCGTCGGCTGCGGATCAGCACCCGATCATCCCCCTCCTCGCCGCCGCGCCGTGCCTCGTCGACGATGAGAACGTTGCTCGGTCTAAGCACGGGGGAATCCAGCTCTGGCAATCGGCCCTGCCCCATCCGCCCCACCACCACAATTACCTGCCGCACACCCATGgcgctaaccctaaccctaaccttaACCCTAATCCCACCCTCTCGAATTACCTCGGGAAGTCCATGCTCACCATGCTCGACGCCGGCGGAATTCTTACTGGTGGGGGCGCGGCGGTGGGCGGGAGTTCTGCGACGTGCCAGGACTGCGGCAACCAGGCAAAGAAGGATTGCAGCCACCGCCGGTGCCGGACGTGCTGCAAGAGCCGCGGGTTCGAGTGCTCGACCCACATCAAGAGCACCTGGGTCCCCGCCGCCCGTCGCCGCGAGCGCCTGCGCACCGCCCTTGCCTCTGGCTCCTCAGCCTCCACTTCCAAAAAGCCCCGCCTTGTGGCTTCTCTGCCGGCGACCGCGTCCCACACCTTCACCTCCAACGACAACCCACCCGGTAGCTGCGACGCCACCTCCGGCCACGAAG CTTCAGACGCCAGCATCAGGGAGAGCCTTCCGGGGCAGGTTCGAGCGCAGGCAGTGTTCAGGTGCGTTCGGGTGACGTCCATTCACGACGGCAAGGACCAGTACGCCTACCACGCCGTGGTCAAGATCGGCGGACGCGTCTTCAAGGGTTTACTCTACGGTCAAGGCGTCCACGACGGTGGCGACCACGGCGACGAGGCCAAGGACCACATTCCAGACATCTCGGAGCTGCACCTCGGGAGCCAAAACGGTGGCGGTTCATCGTCATCACCTCTGCTTCAGTCCGGCGTCTTCAGAGGCAGTGCTGGATTGATTGGAGGCGCCAACTACG GGTAA
- the LOC103995330 gene encoding protein LATERAL ROOT PRIMORDIUM 1 isoform X1 encodes MGMVLLASAASFNQQHHHASLLSSSAADQHPIIPLLAAAPCLVDDENVARSKHGGIQLWQSALPHPPHHHNYLPHTHGANPNPNLNPNPTLSNYLGKSMLTMLDAGGILTGGGAAVGGSSATCQDCGNQAKKDCSHRRCRTCCKSRGFECSTHIKSTWVPAARRRERLRTALASGSSASTSKKPRLVASLPATASHTFTSNDNPPGSCDATSGHEASDASIRESLPGQVRAQAVFRCVRVTSIHDGKDQYAYHAVVKIGGRVFKGLLYGQGVHDGGDHGDEAKDHIPDISELHLGSQNGGGSSSSPLLQSGVFRGSAGLIGGANYGVMIRQHVHLPINPIIDEECVAVLMVVDALRVVYEASIEHG; translated from the exons ATGGGCATGGTTCTGCTGGCCTCCGCCGCCTCCTTCAACCAGCAGCATCACCACGCGTCCTTACTCTCGTCGTCGGCTGCGGATCAGCACCCGATCATCCCCCTCCTCGCCGCCGCGCCGTGCCTCGTCGACGATGAGAACGTTGCTCGGTCTAAGCACGGGGGAATCCAGCTCTGGCAATCGGCCCTGCCCCATCCGCCCCACCACCACAATTACCTGCCGCACACCCATGgcgctaaccctaaccctaaccttaACCCTAATCCCACCCTCTCGAATTACCTCGGGAAGTCCATGCTCACCATGCTCGACGCCGGCGGAATTCTTACTGGTGGGGGCGCGGCGGTGGGCGGGAGTTCTGCGACGTGCCAGGACTGCGGCAACCAGGCAAAGAAGGATTGCAGCCACCGCCGGTGCCGGACGTGCTGCAAGAGCCGCGGGTTCGAGTGCTCGACCCACATCAAGAGCACCTGGGTCCCCGCCGCCCGTCGCCGCGAGCGCCTGCGCACCGCCCTTGCCTCTGGCTCCTCAGCCTCCACTTCCAAAAAGCCCCGCCTTGTGGCTTCTCTGCCGGCGACCGCGTCCCACACCTTCACCTCCAACGACAACCCACCCGGTAGCTGCGACGCCACCTCCGGCCACGAAG CTTCAGACGCCAGCATCAGGGAGAGCCTTCCGGGGCAGGTTCGAGCGCAGGCAGTGTTCAGGTGCGTTCGGGTGACGTCCATTCACGACGGCAAGGACCAGTACGCCTACCACGCCGTGGTCAAGATCGGCGGACGCGTCTTCAAGGGTTTACTCTACGGTCAAGGCGTCCACGACGGTGGCGACCACGGCGACGAGGCCAAGGACCACATTCCAGACATCTCGGAGCTGCACCTCGGGAGCCAAAACGGTGGCGGTTCATCGTCATCACCTCTGCTTCAGTCCGGCGTCTTCAGAGGCAGTGCTGGATTGATTGGAGGCGCCAACTACG GAGTGATGATACGACAGCACGTTCACTTGCCTATCAACCCCATCATCGATGAAGAATGTGTTGCTGTGCTCATGGTTGTTGATGCTTTAAGGGTTGTCTATGAAGCTAGTATTGAGCATGGTTGA
- the LOC103995330 gene encoding protein LATERAL ROOT PRIMORDIUM 1 isoform X2 — protein sequence MGMVLLASAASFNQQHHHASLLSSSAADQHPIIPLLAAAPCLVDDENVARSKHGGIQLWQSALPHPPHHHNYLPHTHGANPNPNLNPNPTLSNYLGKSMLTMLDAGGILTGGGAAVGGSSATCQDCGNQAKKDCSHRRCRTCCKSRGFECSTHIKSTWVPAARRRERLRTALASGSSASTSKKPRLVASLPATASHTFTSNDNPPGSCDATSGHEASDASIRESLPGQVRAQAVFRCVRVTSIHDGKDQYAYHAVVKIGGRVFKGLLYGQGVHDGGDHGDEAKDHIPDISELHLGSQNGGGSSSSPLLQSGVFRGSAGLIGGANYGNQIS from the exons ATGGGCATGGTTCTGCTGGCCTCCGCCGCCTCCTTCAACCAGCAGCATCACCACGCGTCCTTACTCTCGTCGTCGGCTGCGGATCAGCACCCGATCATCCCCCTCCTCGCCGCCGCGCCGTGCCTCGTCGACGATGAGAACGTTGCTCGGTCTAAGCACGGGGGAATCCAGCTCTGGCAATCGGCCCTGCCCCATCCGCCCCACCACCACAATTACCTGCCGCACACCCATGgcgctaaccctaaccctaaccttaACCCTAATCCCACCCTCTCGAATTACCTCGGGAAGTCCATGCTCACCATGCTCGACGCCGGCGGAATTCTTACTGGTGGGGGCGCGGCGGTGGGCGGGAGTTCTGCGACGTGCCAGGACTGCGGCAACCAGGCAAAGAAGGATTGCAGCCACCGCCGGTGCCGGACGTGCTGCAAGAGCCGCGGGTTCGAGTGCTCGACCCACATCAAGAGCACCTGGGTCCCCGCCGCCCGTCGCCGCGAGCGCCTGCGCACCGCCCTTGCCTCTGGCTCCTCAGCCTCCACTTCCAAAAAGCCCCGCCTTGTGGCTTCTCTGCCGGCGACCGCGTCCCACACCTTCACCTCCAACGACAACCCACCCGGTAGCTGCGACGCCACCTCCGGCCACGAAG CTTCAGACGCCAGCATCAGGGAGAGCCTTCCGGGGCAGGTTCGAGCGCAGGCAGTGTTCAGGTGCGTTCGGGTGACGTCCATTCACGACGGCAAGGACCAGTACGCCTACCACGCCGTGGTCAAGATCGGCGGACGCGTCTTCAAGGGTTTACTCTACGGTCAAGGCGTCCACGACGGTGGCGACCACGGCGACGAGGCCAAGGACCACATTCCAGACATCTCGGAGCTGCACCTCGGGAGCCAAAACGGTGGCGGTTCATCGTCATCACCTCTGCTTCAGTCCGGCGTCTTCAGAGGCAGTGCTGGATTGATTGGAGGCGCCAACTACGGTAACCAAATAAGCTGA
- the LOC135619690 gene encoding hydroxyproline O-arabinosyltransferase NOD3-like, with amino-acid sequence MNERRSMGRASPLFLVLLGLGVFFATYNLVTLVIHHQRRERRAELPGVDPVTRMPDELRRAEGSRRPFHVVVTATDAAYSRWQCRVMYYWYKRMKDGEGSEMGGFTRVLHSGKPDSLMDEIPTFVVNPLPAGVDRGYVVLNRPWAFVQWLEKATIEEEYILMAEPDHVFVRPLPNLARDDYPAGFPFFYIKPAEHSQIIRKFFPKEKGPVTNIDPIGNSPVIIKKSKLEKIAPTWMNISLKMKEDPETDKAFGWVLEMYAYAIASALHGVQHILRKDFMIQPPWDLKLDSTFIIHFTYGCDYTLKGELTYGKIGEWRFDKRSFLHGPPPRNLSLPPPGVPESVVTLVKMVNEATANIPNWDDGR; translated from the exons ATGAACGAAAGGAGGAGCATGGGCAGGGCGTCGCCGCTTTTCCTGGTCTTGCTGGGATTAGGGGTTTTCTTCGCGACCTACAACCTGGTCACGTTGGTCATCCACCACCAGCGGCGGGAGCGGCGGGCGGAGCTGCCCGGCGTCGATCCGGTCACCCGGATGCCCGACGAACTGAGGAGGGCCGAAGGATCGAGGAGGCCGTTCCACGTCGTTGTCACGGCCACCGACGCGGCCTACAGTAGGTGGCAGTGCCGGGTAATGTACTACTGGTACAAGCGGATGAAGGATGGGGAGGGATCGGAAATGGGAGGGTTCACTAGGGTGCTGCACTCCGGGAAGCCTGATAGCCTGATGGACGAAATCCCGACCTTCGTGGTGAACCCCCTCCCGGCTGGCGTGGATCGG GGTTATGTTGTCCTGAACAGACCTTGGGCTTTTGTCCAATGGCTAGAAAAAGCAACCATTGAGGAGGA GTATATACTAATGGCTGAACCGGATCATGTCTTCGTGAGACCTTTACCGAACTTGGCTCGTGATGACTATCCTGCAGGTTTTCCATTCTTCTATATCAAACCAGCAGAACATTCACAGATAATAAGGAAGTTCTTTCCAAAAGAGAAGGGCCCTGTGACTAATATTGACCCCATTGGCAATTCTCCTGTGATAATTAAAAAG TCCAAGCTGGAGAAGATTGCGCCTACttggatgaacatctctttgaaaATGAAAGAGGATCCAGAGACGGACAAAGCTTTTGGATGGGTTTTGGAAAT GTATGCTTATGCCATTGCAAGCGCATTGCATGGTGTGCAACATATTCTCCGTAAAGATTTTATGATACAG CCCCCTTGGGACTTAAAGCTGGACAGCACATTTATTATTCATTTTACTTATGGGTGTGACTATACATTAAAG GGTGAACTAACTTATGGGAAAATTGGGGAATGGCGCTTTGACAAAAGATCTTTTCTCCATGGTCCGCCACCAAGGAACCTGTCCTTACCTCCTCCAGGAGTACCTGAAAGTGTg GTCACACTGGTAAAGATGGTGAACGAGGCTACCGCTAACATCCCTAATTGGGATGATGGAAGATAg